Genomic DNA from Acidisoma sp. PAMC 29798:
TTGTTGCTTTGCGGACGTGCTGGATCGGCTCTGTTTGGACCGTCAGGCCAACGCTGAACTCTTGCTTCAGGGCCTGCAAAACCGCCATGAGACTGGAGAGTTGGGGGTTGCCGGGGCCAAAATCGATCTTCAGTTCGCTAACGCCGTGCCCCACATGTTTCAGGGCCGAGGTGTTCCAGACCTCCAAGTCCGGTAAGTGCCGTGGTAACCTTGGCGCGCTTGCCGGGCGACTTCATAATTCGGAATCTTCTTGAAACCTCGCGATCTGGCGCATGCGCTCATGTAAGATCGTGACGATACCGATGTCTCCGTTCGAGAGTCGGCGCCAATACACAACATGCCGCTCGTAGCGGAACGTAAAACCATCGACATCAAATGCCGCCGGAACCGGCCGCGACATCACCGCGTGGGAGTCAATGTCCTCGAACGCCTCGAAGAGGCCCGTGATGTAACGGTCCGCTTGCTCATGGCCCCAGCGGTCGGGCGTGTAGCGATAGATTTCGTCGAGACGATGGGACGCCGCCTCTTGAACCCGAACCGCCATGGCCGGATCAGCGCCGGTTGCGCGCGATGACCTCAGCCGCGGTCAGGGGCTGATACGACTCGTTCGCTGCGGCGAACGCATGTGTCAGCTCGGCTTTGAGACGATCGAACGCGTCCTGTTCCATGCGTTCCTTATCCCGCCGGATTAGGTCGCGGATATACTCGCTGACGTTCTCATAGACACCATCTTCGCCGATGTTCGCCTGCACGAAATCATGAAGCGCTCCACTCAGGCGAACCGTCATCGTGGTTTGGCGGGTCAAGGCATCCTCCTTGCGTACTCGTCTTCAATATAATCAAGAATGAATACGGTGGAACCCCTTGGGTGAGGTGCGGCACGCTATTCCTGGGTCTACGCATGAGTTGTCTGTCGGTTTGGCAGTCTCAGCTGACCGATCTTCAACCCTGCATGGCCAACCTCGCTTGGCTTGCTGCGCGGCGATCTGGACCAGAACGCGCGTCAATCAGGATAAGAATGGCCACCGGTGTTGTCCCGTAGAGAGGGCGTAGCCTGACCAAGGGAGAACACCGGTGGCGGGGCGACCCATTGAGGGGTCGCACCGTCTGGCAGCCGAGGCCGACCGGTTAGAACAGCGACTTCACGCCAATGAAGGACGCCATGTTTGACCGGCCGCCATCTCACCGACTGCCAGAGGAGGCTGTATATGAAGCTTCGTGACATCCACACGCCGGCGATCGCTGGCGCCAAGGCGGGGTTCAGCACGGCGACCGCGTATCTCCTCGAGAAGGAGCTGCGCCTGCGACCTGTTGGGAAGCCTCCTCGGGAACGGCGGCGGCCCGACCCCCTTGTCGACATCTGGGACAGCGAGATCGTCCCCATGCTGCGCGCCGCGCCAGGCCTGAGGTCAGTCGCCATCATCGAGGAGATGAACCGTCGTTATCCGGGACGCTATCTCGGCACGCGCCGGACGATGGAACGCCGGATCCGTGGGTGGCGCGGCCTTCATGGACCCGAGCAGGAGGTGATCTTTCGCCAGACCCATGAGCCGGGGAGGATGGGATTGTCGGATTTCACCGACATGGCCGATCTGGCGATCACCATCGCCCGGGAGCCGCTGGATCACCGCCTCTATCACTTCCGCCTGGTCTATTCGGGCTTCGAGCACGCGCATGTCGTTCTTGGCGGCGAGAGCTACGTCGCCTTGGCAGAAGGACTTCAGAACGCTCTCTGGGCATTGGGCGGCGCTCCGAGTGAACATCGCAGCGACAGCTTGTCGGCGGCCTTTCGCAACCTCGATGACGGCGCCCGGGCGGACCTGACCACGCGCTATGACGCTCTCTGCGCGCATTACGGCATGGAGCCGACCCGCAACAACACCGGTGTCGCTCATGAGAACGGATCGATCGAAAGTTCCCACGGACACCTCAAGAAGGCTGTCGAGGACGGTGTGCTCATGCGCGGTTCACGCGACTTCGTCGACCTGACGGCCTATCGCGGCTTCATCGATGAGGTGAGCGGTCGCCACAACGCCAAGTACGGCGCTCGCATCGACATCGAGCGAGCAACCTTGCGGGAGTTGCCAGGGCGTCGGACGATCGACTTCGAGGAAGCGATCGTCACGGTCACCTCCTCCAGCGGCTTCGTCCTGCGCAAGGTGTTCTACAGCACGCCGTCACGGCTGATCGGTCATCGGCTACGGGCGCGGCTCTATGACGATCGTCTGGACGTCTATCTTGGTGCGTCCCTGCAGATGACCATGCCGCGGGGCCGCGCCCATGCCAGTGGGGCCCACGATCACGTCGTGGATTATCGTCATCTGATCCATTCGCTGAGGCGCAAACCGATGGCGCTCATGGGGCTGGTCTATCGCGACAAGCTCTTTCCTCGCCAAGCCTATCGCCGAACTTTTGACGTTCTGCTGGCCACCGTCTCGGCACGTGTGGCCTGCCGCACCGTGGTCGATCTTCTGGCTCTGGCCCATGACCGAGCCTGCGAAGGTGAACTCGCCGAGCGTCTCACGCGAGACCTCGATGCCGATATCCTGCCCGATATGAGCGTCCTGAGAGGGGTCTTCACGCCCGATGCCGCGGCGCTGCCCGCGATCGTCGTCACCTACATGCCCCTCAGCGCCTACGACGAACTTGCCACCATTGTCGTGGGAGAAGCCGCATGAGCGCAGACGCCATCGACACTGGTCGCCTCACGCTGGCGCTCAATGATTTGCGGCTGCCGACCATCAAGGTCATCTGGCCCGACTTCGCCGCGCGCGCCGACAAGGAGGGCTGGCCAGCGGCACGCTTCCTCGCGTCGCTCGCCGAGCATGAGATGGCGGAACGCGCGAACCGGCGCATTCGACGTAACGTCGAGGAAGCCCGCCTGCCGGTGGGAAAGACCCTGGACAATTTTGAGTTCGACGCGGTGCCGATGGTCAGCAAGGCTCAGATCATGGCCCTGGCGGCGGGCGATAGCTGGCTCGACCAAGGCGCCAATTTGATGTTCTTCGGCCCACCTGGCGGAGGCAAATCCCATCTTGGTGCGGCACTGGGGCTCGCACTCGTCGAGAACGGATGGCGCGTCCTGCATACCCGCACGACCGATCTTGTCCAAAAGCTCCAGACTGCCCGCCGAGCACTGCAACTCGAGGCGGCCATCGCCAAACTTGACAAGTATCATCTGCTCATCCTCGATGACCTTGCTTACGTCACCAAGGATCAGGCCGAGACCAGCGTCCTGTTCGAACTCATCAGCGCGCGATACGAGCGGCGATCCATGCTGATCACCGCCAATCAACCCTTCGGCGAATGGGGACGAATTTTCCCCGACCAAGCTATGACCTTGGCCGCCGTCGACAGATTGGTCCACCACGCCACCATCTTCGAGATGAACGTTGAAAGCTTCAGAAGAAGAGCGGCGATCGACCGAAAAGCCGGACCCGGACGGCCACCCACTCGCGCGTCAATCAAAACTCCATCTGATTGACGCGGGGCAAAATCAAAAAGCTCTTGCCCTCTTGTCGTGCAGCGTCAATCATCGTTTGCCGCGACTGCACTTTCCAGTCCTGATTGACGCTCTTTCCGGTCCAGATCGCCGCGCTACACTTGGCTTCTGTTCAAGCTGAGAAGAACTGGCCCGTCGTCCTCTTCCTGCTCGATCATGACAGCTCCTTCCCGCGCGAGTTCCAGCCCGGCCGGCAGGGTGCTTGCGACGGCGGCACGCGCTCTCAGGTGCCGGTTCGCGGCGTCAGACGAGAGGCTTGGCAGCCGTCGTTCGTTTAGTGAGGCGGACCGTTCCGCACGGTTGGACGTGAACGGCGACAGGTCGTGGAAGCGACCCGGTCGGCTTAGGGTGGGAACCGAGACAGCTGACTTAGAGGGTAATCTCTGCCTGCAATTGGCTGAACATTTCGACCAAGTAGCTTTTCAGCGGTTGGCAGCCATCCTCTTTGTTCCACTGCTCGGCAGCCAGGCGCATCGCACCGATCCCGACTAGGGCGACCATGCGCAAACGCGGGTGCCGCGCCGGACTTGGCCATTTTTCTGCCAGAGCATTGAACAACGCCTGCTCCTGACGTTCATAATTCGCCTGCTTGCGGGCCAGCAATGCGTCTGTCGAACGCATAAGCCGATCAATGGCGATCGCCTCATCGCTTTCATACTGCGAGATCATCACCATCAATGCGTCCCGCACGGCGTCGAGCGGGGCGACATCGGCAGGCATGTCGGCGAGGGCCACCTTGAACGCCGCCTCGGCCTCACTTTCGAGGGCGACGAGGATCGCTTCCTTCGATTCGAAGTAGTGGAAGAAAGTCCGGCGCGAAATATCGGCAGCTTCCGCTATCGCGTCCAGCGTCGTGGCATCGAAGCCGTTTGCCAAAAACAGCCGCAATCCGGCCTCGGCGATCCGCTGCCGCGTCTGACGTTGCTTTCGCGCCCGGATGCCTTCGGGCGGCGGAGACGGCAGATGGAGGTCCTGTGTCATGCCGCATCTTAATCACAGAATTTCCTTGATTGCAATATTGCACTTAGTGCATATATAGACATCACCACCGAATGGAGTAGGCCTTCATGACGACCTGGAACACGATGAACATCCCCCCGCAGCACGGCCGGTCGGCCATCGTCACGGGGACGGGTGGCCTCGGCTTCGAGACTGCCTTGGCCCTGGCGAAAGCGGGCGGTGACGTCGTCCTGGCCGGGCGGAGTGCCGAAAAAGGCAGGGCTTCGGTCGCGCGTATCAAGGCGGCAATACCGTCCGCGCAGATCGCCTTTGAACGGCTCGACCTGGCCAGTCTCGCCTCGGTCGAGGCATTCAGCGATCGCATACTGGGCGCGCGTCGCCGCTTGGACCTGTTGGTCAACAATGCCGGGGTGATGACACCACCGACCTGGCAGACGACGTCGGACGGATTCGAACTCCAGTTCGGGACGAACTACCTCGGTCATTTCGCGCTGACCGCGCGACTATTGCCATTACTGCAACAGGGACATGCGCCGCGGGTGGTCAATCTGAGCAGCCTTGCCCATCGGAGCGGGGTCATCCGGTTCGATGATCTCCATCGGGGCCGGTCGTATAAACCCTGGGCGTCCTATGCCCAGTCGAAGCTTGCGATGTTAATGTTCGCACTGGAGTTGCAACGGCGCAGCGATGCCGCGGGCTGGGGATTGATGAGCAACGCCGCCCATCCCGGTTACGCCCGCACCGACTTGATTCCCAATGGGCCGGGCAAGGACGCCTTCCTATCGAAGCTCAACCTGCTCGTTCAGCCACTGATCAGCCATTCGGCCGCCGACGGGGCCCTGCCCACTTTGTTCGCCGCCACGTCGCCCGATGCGGCAGGCGCCGCCTATTACGGACCGGACTGGTTTTTTGAACTCAAGGGGCCGCCTAAGCGGGCCAAGATCGCAGCAGCCGCGCAGGACGAGGACGTGGCGGCACGTCTGTGGGACGTATCGGAGCAATTGACCGGCGTTGCCATGCCCACGGGCATGGCCATCGGTCGCGAGAGCGTGCGAGGCCGCATGCCTGTGCTCACCCCCTAAAGACGTGAGGCGGCGCGTCCGGGCCGGACGCGCCGCCTTTCGGGCTGGTCAGCCCGATAGCTTGGCGATGCCCATGCTCTGCAGCAGCGTCAGATTATCTTCGATGTGCCAGTTATCGGTCACCCGGCCATCGGTTAGCTTCAGCAGATCGGTAGCGATGAAACGGATCGTCTGGCCCTTGCCACGAACCTTGCCGAAGACGCCGGTGAAGTGCCCGGTGAAGACCATGTGGACCGCCACATAATCTCCGGCGATGACCATCTTCTGCACTTCTACCTGCAAGTCGGGCACCGCCATCCGGAAATGGCTTGATGCATAGGCCGGACCCGTCGGCCCTTGCGGGCGTCCGGGCGGCAAGGTGTGATCGACGAAGCCCGGTGCAATGGCTTGATCCAAAAGCCTGGCATCGCCAGTGTTCCAGAATTCGTAGAAATGCCGGGCCGTCTTCTCTGCCGTGGCCTGCTGTGCGGCGGAGATCGAAGTGGCGACCACGATGTCGTCAATTTTCAATGGCTGCGCGTGGGCCGCCGTCATGAACAAGACGGGTGCGGCCAGCGCCAGGATGGCGCGTGCGGACAGGTTATCCCGGGTCATGTCGCGTCT
This window encodes:
- the istB gene encoding IS21-like element helper ATPase IstB translates to MSADAIDTGRLTLALNDLRLPTIKVIWPDFAARADKEGWPAARFLASLAEHEMAERANRRIRRNVEEARLPVGKTLDNFEFDAVPMVSKAQIMALAAGDSWLDQGANLMFFGPPGGGKSHLGAALGLALVENGWRVLHTRTTDLVQKLQTARRALQLEAAIAKLDKYHLLILDDLAYVTKDQAETSVLFELISARYERRSMLITANQPFGEWGRIFPDQAMTLAAVDRLVHHATIFEMNVESFRRRAAIDRKAGPGRPPTRASIKTPSD
- a CDS encoding TetR family transcriptional regulator encodes the protein MTQDLHLPSPPPEGIRARKQRQTRQRIAEAGLRLFLANGFDATTLDAIAEAADISRRTFFHYFESKEAILVALESEAEAAFKVALADMPADVAPLDAVRDALMVMISQYESDEAIAIDRLMRSTDALLARKQANYERQEQALFNALAEKWPSPARHPRLRMVALVGIGAMRLAAEQWNKEDGCQPLKSYLVEMFSQLQAEITL
- a CDS encoding SDR family oxidoreductase encodes the protein MTTWNTMNIPPQHGRSAIVTGTGGLGFETALALAKAGGDVVLAGRSAEKGRASVARIKAAIPSAQIAFERLDLASLASVEAFSDRILGARRRLDLLVNNAGVMTPPTWQTTSDGFELQFGTNYLGHFALTARLLPLLQQGHAPRVVNLSSLAHRSGVIRFDDLHRGRSYKPWASYAQSKLAMLMFALELQRRSDAAGWGLMSNAAHPGYARTDLIPNGPGKDAFLSKLNLLVQPLISHSAADGALPTLFAATSPDAAGAAYYGPDWFFELKGPPKRAKIAAAAQDEDVAARLWDVSEQLTGVAMPTGMAIGRESVRGRMPVLTP
- a CDS encoding ester cyclase; translated protein: MTRDNLSARAILALAAPVLFMTAAHAQPLKIDDIVVATSISAAQQATAEKTARHFYEFWNTGDARLLDQAIAPGFVDHTLPPGRPQGPTGPAYASSHFRMAVPDLQVEVQKMVIAGDYVAVHMVFTGHFTGVFGKVRGKGQTIRFIATDLLKLTDGRVTDNWHIEDNLTLLQSMGIAKLSG
- a CDS encoding type II toxin-antitoxin system RelE/ParE family toxin, yielding MAVRVQEAASHRLDEIYRYTPDRWGHEQADRYITGLFEAFEDIDSHAVMSRPVPAAFDVDGFTFRYERHVVYWRRLSNGDIGIVTILHERMRQIARFQEDSEL
- a CDS encoding ribbon-helix-helix domain-containing protein; this encodes MTRQTTMTVRLSGALHDFVQANIGEDGVYENVSEYIRDLIRRDKERMEQDAFDRLKAELTHAFAAANESYQPLTAAEVIARNRR
- the istA gene encoding IS21 family transposase, translating into MTGRHLTDCQRRLYMKLRDIHTPAIAGAKAGFSTATAYLLEKELRLRPVGKPPRERRRPDPLVDIWDSEIVPMLRAAPGLRSVAIIEEMNRRYPGRYLGTRRTMERRIRGWRGLHGPEQEVIFRQTHEPGRMGLSDFTDMADLAITIAREPLDHRLYHFRLVYSGFEHAHVVLGGESYVALAEGLQNALWALGGAPSEHRSDSLSAAFRNLDDGARADLTTRYDALCAHYGMEPTRNNTGVAHENGSIESSHGHLKKAVEDGVLMRGSRDFVDLTAYRGFIDEVSGRHNAKYGARIDIERATLRELPGRRTIDFEEAIVTVTSSSGFVLRKVFYSTPSRLIGHRLRARLYDDRLDVYLGASLQMTMPRGRAHASGAHDHVVDYRHLIHSLRRKPMALMGLVYRDKLFPRQAYRRTFDVLLATVSARVACRTVVDLLALAHDRACEGELAERLTRDLDADILPDMSVLRGVFTPDAAALPAIVVTYMPLSAYDELATIVVGEAA